In Cryptomeria japonica chromosome 10, Sugi_1.0, whole genome shotgun sequence, a genomic segment contains:
- the LOC131076893 gene encoding NAP1-related protein 2, producing the protein MDKSKRGKKEEEEHIDRELVLSIEKLQEIQDELEKVNEEASDKVLEVEQKYNEIRRPYYAKRNEVIQTIPDFWLTAFLSHPALGDLLTEEDQKVFKYLQSLDVEDFKDVKSGYSISFTFRPNPYFEDTKLVKVFSFSDEGTTKISGTTVKWKDGMDVTNGISPEKEGNKRSFQEESFFTWFSETEQKDPSDGIHDEVAEIIKEDLWPNPLKYFNNEADEEYDDGEDEDDDGEDEDPGKSTDGLDEDEEDQEDDEDEE; encoded by the exons ATGGACAAGTCCAAGAGGGGGAAGAAAGAGGAGGAAGAGCACATTGACCGAGAACTGGTTCTCTCTATCGAGAAGTTGCAGGAAATCCAGGATGAGCTCGAGAAA GTTAATGAGGAGGCAAGTGATAAAGTGCTAGAGGTGGAACAGAAATATAATGAGATACGGCGGCCTTATTATGCCAAACGCAATGAAGTCATTCAGACAATTCCTGATTTTTGGCTCACTGCA TTTCTGAGCCACCCTGCTTTAGGTGACCTACTAACTGAAGAAGATCAAAAG GTTTTCAAATATTTGCAATCTCTTGATGTTGAAGACTTTAAAGATGTTAAATCTGGGTACTCCATCTCATTC ACATTCCGCCCTAATCCTTATTTTGAAGATACAAAGCTGGTTAAGGTGTTTTCTTTCTCTGATGAAGGAACAACAAAAATATCCGGCACCACTGTAAAGTGGAAAGATGGAATG GATGTGACAAATGGGATTAGTCCAGAAAAGGAAGGgaataagagatcttttcaagaaGAAAG CTTCTTTACATGGTTTAGCGAAACAGAGCAAAAGGACCCTTCAGATGGTATACATGACGAG GTGGCTGAAATAATTAAGGAAGATTTGTGGCCAAATCCCTTAAAGTATTTCAACAAT GAAGCTGATGAAGAGTatgatgatggtgaagatgaagatgatgacggTGAAGACGAGGATCCT GGAAAAAGCACTGATGGtcttgatgaagatgaggaagatcaagaggatgatgaagatgaagagtgA